In Pedobacter sp. WC2423, the following are encoded in one genomic region:
- a CDS encoding phage tail sheath family protein, which produces MQDYKSPGVYIEEIPHLPPSIASVETAIPAFIGYTEKAQWKEADDLRDTPWRIESLLQYEQFFGYPEPEKESLSVVFDTTTGKNEVNGKVDETKRSKFLMYYSLQLFFANGGGACWITSIGGYSAAGVKAADLSRGLTQVARINEVTLLVFPDATNLDNMTDYYTIHTEAIQQCVDLQDRFTVLDVYHTAANGDQWQKDIDDLRNTLSGTTDFLKYAAVYFPKIYSGVDYNYKVTGNQLADNDDLVKIVGIAGKEKLSDLLADKNAQYFQAKSAVSNIQMLLPVSVAMVGVYAQVDNARGVWKAPANINIANAIRPQYLITHQEQMGLNVDAQAGKSVNVIRSFAGRGPAIIWGARTLAGNDNEWRYVPVRRYFNMVEESIKNATEQFVFEPNDRNTWVRVKSMVENYLTQQWKGGALMGASTKEAFFVHIGLGETMTELDIWEGRLIVEIGMAAVRPAEFIILRFMHKMLGES; this is translated from the coding sequence ATGCAAGATTATAAAAGCCCGGGAGTTTATATCGAAGAAATTCCGCATCTCCCACCATCTATTGCCTCTGTAGAAACAGCAATTCCAGCGTTTATTGGGTATACCGAGAAAGCGCAGTGGAAAGAAGCAGATGATTTGAGAGATACGCCCTGGAGAATTGAATCTCTGTTACAGTATGAACAGTTTTTTGGGTATCCTGAACCTGAAAAAGAAAGTCTGAGTGTTGTATTTGATACAACGACCGGAAAAAATGAAGTTAACGGTAAGGTCGATGAAACCAAAAGATCTAAGTTTTTGATGTATTATTCCTTGCAGCTGTTTTTTGCCAATGGCGGCGGGGCCTGCTGGATTACTTCGATAGGGGGATATAGTGCGGCAGGTGTGAAGGCGGCCGATCTTTCCAGAGGTTTAACACAGGTTGCGAGAATTAATGAAGTTACCCTGCTGGTTTTTCCTGATGCTACTAATCTCGATAATATGACAGATTATTATACTATACACACGGAGGCCATTCAGCAATGTGTTGATTTGCAGGATCGGTTTACAGTATTGGATGTTTACCATACAGCCGCGAATGGGGATCAATGGCAAAAAGACATAGACGATTTGCGTAATACTTTGAGTGGTACGACTGATTTTCTGAAATATGCAGCTGTGTATTTCCCGAAAATCTATTCAGGTGTAGACTATAATTACAAAGTAACAGGCAATCAGCTGGCTGATAATGATGACCTGGTAAAAATAGTAGGGATAGCAGGTAAAGAGAAACTTTCTGATTTGCTGGCCGATAAAAATGCACAATATTTCCAGGCCAAAAGTGCGGTATCCAACATCCAGATGCTGCTGCCGGTCTCGGTAGCCATGGTGGGGGTATATGCGCAGGTTGATAATGCCAGGGGAGTCTGGAAAGCTCCGGCCAATATCAATATTGCCAATGCAATCCGGCCGCAGTATTTGATTACGCATCAGGAGCAAATGGGACTCAATGTAGACGCACAGGCAGGAAAATCTGTGAATGTGATCCGTTCTTTTGCAGGACGCGGGCCTGCGATTATCTGGGGAGCAAGAACATTGGCAGGAAATGATAATGAGTGGCGTTATGTGCCGGTGAGAAGATATTTTAACATGGTAGAAGAGTCTATCAAAAATGCAACTGAGCAGTTTGTATTTGAACCCAATGACCGGAATACCTGGGTAAGGGTAAAATCTATGGTGGAGAACTATCTGACCCAGCAGTGGAAGGGAGGGGCATTAATGGGGGCATCTACCAAGGAAGCATTTTTTGTCCATATCGGATTGGGTGAAACGATGACCGAACTGGATATCTGGGAAGGAAGACTGATTGTGGAAATTGGAATGGCGGCGGTCCGTCCGGCAGAGTTTATCATTTTGAGGTTTATGCATAAAATGCTGGGTGAATCTTAA
- a CDS encoding DUF4255 domain-containing protein, whose amino-acid sequence MIDKALLLLKSELTAFLISKGDNAASVIVDNIGLSETSNGTGLIDSIIISLVNIEEESTLKNQSPLKRFGMSNAIYENAPVYLNLYVLLTCNYFGDGYILALRRLSLVIQFLQAKNSFSSASTVGGSTDPNGIQDLRFTMELYTLTFEQINHLWGSLGGRQVPFAMYKLRLVAISEHAIVREVPLIEEIETNISTLSGPH is encoded by the coding sequence ATGATCGATAAGGCGCTCCTGTTATTAAAATCTGAATTGACTGCTTTCCTGATTTCCAAAGGAGATAACGCGGCCAGTGTGATTGTTGATAATATCGGACTTTCGGAAACTTCTAACGGGACAGGTTTGATTGACAGCATTATAATCAGCCTGGTCAACATTGAAGAAGAAAGTACACTTAAAAATCAGTCTCCTTTAAAGCGGTTTGGTATGAGCAATGCCATTTATGAAAATGCACCGGTTTACTTAAATCTTTATGTATTGCTAACCTGTAATTATTTTGGTGATGGGTATATACTTGCACTAAGAAGGTTGTCTTTAGTCATTCAATTCCTTCAGGCCAAAAACTCCTTCTCTTCTGCGAGTACAGTGGGCGGCTCAACTGATCCTAATGGTATTCAGGATCTGAGGTTTACAATGGAGCTATATACGCTCACTTTTGAGCAGATTAATCATTTATGGGGATCTCTTGGCGGCAGACAAGTTCCTTTTGCAATGTATAAACTCAGATTGGTAGCGATCTCTGAACATGCGATTGTCAGGGAAGTTCCGCTGATCGAAGAAATAGAAACAAATATTTCCACGCTATCCGGACCACACTGA
- a CDS encoding response regulator transcription factor, which produces MELLRAIPVQQVMSYPQQLHAIVNLIMQKKFQLSEIGDYVLGNVFLGNLKSKDLEVHKFWLTYFEFFFPPEEKIVIQPELYNEIQKRDYRKIHFFFQRSRPRKESDCRWYFSTSRLCTTEQENSSSILFHYAFELKVPESTAEENYNKAYHARFMLLSKREREIIKLIVEGKSSCEISSMLYISMHTVNNHRKNIIRKLEINNLCQLTRFAIAFQIV; this is translated from the coding sequence ATGGAGTTATTACGAGCAATTCCAGTGCAGCAGGTGATGAGCTATCCGCAGCAATTGCATGCAATTGTTAACCTGATTATGCAAAAGAAATTTCAACTCAGTGAGATTGGTGATTATGTACTGGGAAATGTTTTTCTGGGCAATCTGAAAAGTAAAGACCTGGAAGTTCACAAGTTTTGGCTTACTTATTTTGAATTCTTTTTCCCTCCGGAAGAGAAGATCGTTATTCAGCCGGAATTATATAACGAGATTCAAAAAAGAGATTACCGGAAGATTCATTTCTTCTTTCAGCGCAGCAGGCCCAGGAAAGAATCAGATTGCAGATGGTATTTTTCTACTTCAAGATTATGTACAACTGAACAAGAGAACAGTTCCTCCATACTTTTTCATTATGCATTTGAACTGAAGGTGCCGGAAAGTACGGCCGAAGAGAACTATAACAAAGCATACCATGCCCGTTTTATGCTGTTAAGTAAAAGAGAAAGAGAGATTATCAAATTGATTGTGGAAGGGAAGAGCAGTTGTGAGATTTCTTCTATGTTATATATATCTATGCATACGGTCAATAACCATCGCAAAAATATTATCAGGAAGCTGGAAATAAATAATCTATGCCAGCTGACCAGGTTTGCGATCGCTTTTCAAATAGTTTGA
- a CDS encoding acyl-CoA thioesterase codes for MQDYIFEIQLKVRDYECDIQGIVNNAVYQGYLEHARHEYLQSKMVSFKELTTKGILLMVSRIEMDFKRSLTSGDTFQVRLRMERQGVKLVFFEDIFRLSDQALCLKAKVEVIAKINDKLTRGEIFDTLNLEF; via the coding sequence ATGCAAGACTATATATTTGAAATTCAGCTTAAGGTAAGAGATTACGAATGCGATATACAAGGCATCGTAAATAATGCAGTTTATCAAGGATATCTGGAACATGCTCGCCATGAATATCTGCAATCAAAAATGGTTTCCTTTAAGGAACTAACCACAAAAGGCATTCTGCTAATGGTATCCAGAATAGAGATGGACTTTAAAAGGTCACTCACCTCCGGCGATACCTTTCAGGTCAGATTAAGAATGGAAAGACAAGGCGTAAAACTGGTATTTTTTGAAGATATTTTTCGCTTATCAGATCAGGCCTTATGCCTGAAAGCTAAAGTTGAAGTGATCGCCAAAATCAATGACAAGCTCACCAGGGGAGAAATTTTTGACACGCTCAACCTGGAATTTTAA